The following are encoded together in the Gavia stellata isolate bGavSte3 chromosome 23, bGavSte3.hap2, whole genome shotgun sequence genome:
- the RTN4 gene encoding reticulon-4 isoform X3, whose protein sequence is MDSQPSSWKDKVVDLLYWRDIKKTGVVFGASLFLLLSLTVFSIVSVTAYIALALLSVTISFRIYKGVIQAIQKSDEGHPFRAYLESDVAVSEELIQKYSNVVLGHINGTVKELRRLFLVDDLVDSLKFAVLMWVFTYVGALFNGLTLLILALISLFSVPVIYERHQAQIDHYLGLVNKNVKDAMAKIQAKIPGLKRKTE, encoded by the exons ATGGACAGTCAGCCGAGCAGTTGGAAGGATAAGG ttgTTGACCTCCTTTACTGGCGAGACATTAAGAAGACAGGAGTGGTGTTTGGTGCCAGCTTGTTCCTGCTGCTTTCATTAACAGTGTTCAGCATCGTGAGCGTGACAGCTTACATTGCCTTGGCCCTGCTTTCTGTGACGATCAGCTTTAGGATATACAAGGGAGTTATCCAGGCAATCCAAAAGTCCGATGAAGGCCACCCATTTAg GGCTTACTTGGAGTCCGATGTAGCTGTGTCTGAAGAGCTtattcagaaatacagtaatGTTGTGCTTGGTCACATTAATGGCACAGTCAAAGAGCTGAGACGCCTCTTCCTAGTCGATGACTTAGTTGATTCTCTGAAG tttgCAGTGTTGATGTGGGTTTTCACTTACGTTGGTGCCTTGTTTAATGGTCTGACATTACTGATTCTGG CTTTGATTTCGCTCTTCAGTGTTCCTGTTATTTATGAGAGACATCAG GCCCAAATTGACCATTATTTGGGACTTGTGAACAAGAATGTCAAAGATGCGATGGCTAA GATCCAAGCCAAGATCCCTGGGTTGAAGCGCAAAACTGAGTAA
- the RTN4 gene encoding reticulon-4 isoform X4 gives MDAKMVVDLLYWRDIKKTGVVFGASLFLLLSLTVFSIVSVTAYIALALLSVTISFRIYKGVIQAIQKSDEGHPFRAYLESDVAVSEELIQKYSNVVLGHINGTVKELRRLFLVDDLVDSLKFAVLMWVFTYVGALFNGLTLLILALISLFSVPVIYERHQAQIDHYLGLVNKNVKDAMAKIQAKIPGLKRKTE, from the exons ATGGATGCCAAAATGG ttgTTGACCTCCTTTACTGGCGAGACATTAAGAAGACAGGAGTGGTGTTTGGTGCCAGCTTGTTCCTGCTGCTTTCATTAACAGTGTTCAGCATCGTGAGCGTGACAGCTTACATTGCCTTGGCCCTGCTTTCTGTGACGATCAGCTTTAGGATATACAAGGGAGTTATCCAGGCAATCCAAAAGTCCGATGAAGGCCACCCATTTAg GGCTTACTTGGAGTCCGATGTAGCTGTGTCTGAAGAGCTtattcagaaatacagtaatGTTGTGCTTGGTCACATTAATGGCACAGTCAAAGAGCTGAGACGCCTCTTCCTAGTCGATGACTTAGTTGATTCTCTGAAG tttgCAGTGTTGATGTGGGTTTTCACTTACGTTGGTGCCTTGTTTAATGGTCTGACATTACTGATTCTGG CTTTGATTTCGCTCTTCAGTGTTCCTGTTATTTATGAGAGACATCAG GCCCAAATTGACCATTATTTGGGACTTGTGAACAAGAATGTCAAAGATGCGATGGCTAA GATCCAAGCCAAGATCCCTGGGTTGAAGCGCAAAACTGAGTAA